The following proteins are encoded in a genomic region of Rhizobium sp. ZPR4:
- a CDS encoding SDR family oxidoreductase: protein MSLGLFDLKGRRALVTGSSQGIGLALARGLAAAGAELVLNGRDKEKLAKAAEGFAGKVHVLPFDATDHEAARQAVDAFEAEIGAIDILVNNAGMQFRTPLEDFPADAFERLLRTNISSVFNVGQAVARHMIKRGAGKIINIASVQTALARPSIAPYTATKGAVGNLTKGMATDWAKHGLQCNAIAPGYFDTPLNAALVADADFSAWLEKRTPAGRWGRVDELVGACIFLASDASSFVNGHVLYVDGGITASL from the coding sequence ATGTCTCTTGGTCTTTTCGATCTGAAAGGGCGGCGCGCCCTGGTGACGGGTTCTTCCCAAGGTATCGGGCTTGCGCTCGCCAGGGGTCTTGCGGCTGCTGGCGCCGAACTGGTGCTCAACGGTCGCGACAAGGAAAAACTTGCCAAGGCGGCTGAAGGCTTTGCAGGCAAGGTGCATGTGCTGCCGTTCGACGCCACTGATCACGAGGCCGCGCGTCAGGCTGTCGATGCCTTTGAGGCTGAGATCGGTGCAATCGACATTCTCGTCAACAATGCCGGTATGCAGTTTCGCACACCGCTGGAGGACTTTCCCGCCGATGCCTTCGAGCGGCTTCTGCGCACGAACATCTCGAGCGTCTTCAATGTCGGCCAGGCGGTCGCGCGGCATATGATCAAGCGCGGCGCCGGAAAGATCATCAATATCGCCAGCGTGCAAACGGCGCTGGCGCGGCCATCGATCGCGCCCTATACGGCAACCAAGGGTGCCGTTGGCAATCTGACCAAGGGCATGGCAACGGACTGGGCCAAGCATGGGCTGCAATGCAACGCCATTGCGCCCGGTTATTTCGATACGCCATTGAACGCAGCCCTCGTTGCCGACGCGGATTTCTCGGCATGGCTCGAAAAGCGTACGCCGGCCGGCCGCTGGGGCCGCGTCGACGAATTGGTCGGCGCCTGCATCTTCCTTGCCTCCGATGCCTCCTCCTTCGTCAACGGTCA
- a CDS encoding 2-hydroxyacid dehydrogenase — translation MNKPPILQIGPYPQWDQEPLDAAFQVHRYFEAADKEKLLSEVGPSIRGIATRGELGANRAMIEACPKLEVISVYGVGFDAVDLQACRERGIRVTNTPDVLTNDVADLGIAMMLCLSRGMIGAETWVRDGSWTEKGLYPLKRRVWGRRAGVLGLGRIGFEVAKRLKGFDMQIAYSDVEAKAYASDMTFVADPVELATQSDFLFVTLAASAATRHIVGEKVIEALGPEGMLINISRASNIDEEALLDALETGKLGSAALDVFEGEPKLNPRFLALNNVLLQPHHASGTVETRKAMGQLVRDNLAAHFAGQALPTPVL, via the coding sequence ATGAACAAGCCACCGATCCTGCAGATTGGCCCCTATCCACAATGGGATCAAGAGCCACTCGACGCGGCGTTTCAGGTTCATCGCTATTTCGAGGCTGCCGACAAGGAAAAATTGCTCTCCGAGGTCGGACCATCGATCAGGGGCATTGCTACGCGCGGCGAGCTTGGCGCCAATCGCGCCATGATCGAGGCCTGCCCTAAGCTGGAAGTCATTTCCGTTTATGGCGTCGGCTTCGACGCCGTCGACCTGCAAGCCTGCCGCGAGCGTGGCATTCGCGTCACCAACACGCCCGATGTCCTGACCAATGACGTCGCAGATCTGGGGATTGCGATGATGCTCTGCCTGTCGCGCGGCATGATCGGTGCGGAAACATGGGTGCGTGACGGCAGCTGGACCGAGAAGGGGCTTTACCCGCTTAAGCGCCGCGTCTGGGGACGGCGTGCCGGCGTGCTCGGTCTTGGCCGCATCGGTTTCGAAGTTGCCAAACGCCTGAAGGGCTTCGACATGCAGATTGCCTATTCGGACGTCGAGGCGAAAGCTTACGCCTCCGACATGACCTTCGTGGCAGATCCCGTCGAGCTCGCGACACAATCGGATTTCCTGTTCGTTACGCTCGCCGCTTCAGCCGCGACACGGCATATTGTCGGTGAGAAGGTGATCGAGGCCCTCGGCCCGGAAGGCATGTTGATCAACATCTCCAGAGCCTCCAATATAGACGAGGAGGCACTGCTTGACGCGCTGGAGACCGGCAAGCTCGGATCGGCCGCCCTTGACGTCTTCGAAGGCGAGCCGAAGCTCAATCCGCGGTTCTTGGCGCTGAACAATGTGCTGCTGCAGCCTCACCATGCCTCCGGCACGGTGGAGACACGCAAGGCCATGGGTCAGCTGGTGCGCGACAATCTCGCCGCGCATTTCGCCGGCCAGGCTCTGCCGACACCCGTTCTTTGA
- a CDS encoding L-idonate 5-dehydrogenase has protein sequence MKAIIAHAAKDVRIEDYPEEEPGAGEVKLKLATGGVCGSDLHYYHHGGFGTVRLKEPMILGHEVSATVTALGPGVQGLEVGQLVAVSPSRPCRTCRYCLQGLPNQCLNMRFYGSAMPFPHIQGAFRETLVADAIQCVPADGLTPGEAAMAEPLAVTLHATRRAGEMLGKRVLVTGCGPIGVLSILAARRAGAVEIVATDLSDFTLSLARQAGADRVINTKDEPEALAAYSADKGTFDVLYECSGAAAALAGGIAALRPRGIIVQLGIGGDMSLPMLAITAKELELRGSFRFHEEFAVGVDLMRKRLIDVRPLITHTVPLADAISAFEIASDRSKAMKAQIAFT, from the coding sequence ATGAAGGCCATCATCGCCCACGCCGCCAAGGATGTGCGGATCGAGGACTATCCGGAGGAAGAACCGGGCGCGGGAGAAGTCAAGCTTAAGCTCGCAACCGGCGGCGTCTGCGGCAGCGACCTGCATTACTACCATCACGGCGGCTTCGGCACCGTGCGCCTGAAGGAGCCGATGATCCTTGGGCACGAGGTCAGCGCTACCGTGACCGCGCTCGGGCCTGGCGTGCAAGGCCTCGAGGTCGGCCAGCTTGTTGCCGTTTCCCCCTCCCGCCCCTGCCGGACCTGCCGCTACTGCCTGCAGGGGCTGCCCAATCAATGCCTCAACATGCGCTTTTATGGCAGCGCCATGCCCTTCCCGCACATCCAGGGTGCGTTCCGCGAGACGCTCGTCGCCGATGCCATCCAATGCGTGCCGGCCGATGGCCTGACGCCGGGTGAAGCGGCCATGGCGGAACCCTTGGCCGTCACGCTCCACGCCACCCGGCGCGCGGGCGAGATGCTCGGCAAGCGCGTTCTCGTGACCGGCTGCGGCCCGATCGGCGTGCTCTCGATCCTGGCCGCACGCCGCGCAGGTGCCGTCGAGATCGTGGCGACCGACCTTTCGGATTTCACTTTGTCGCTTGCCAGGCAAGCGGGCGCCGACAGGGTCATCAATACGAAGGACGAGCCCGAAGCGCTTGCCGCCTATTCTGCGGACAAGGGCACTTTCGATGTGCTCTACGAATGCTCGGGCGCTGCTGCTGCCCTTGCCGGCGGCATTGCGGCATTGAGACCGCGAGGGATCATCGTCCAGCTTGGTATCGGCGGCGACATGAGCCTGCCGATGTTGGCGATCACGGCCAAGGAACTGGAATTGCGCGGCTCTTTCCGCTTTCACGAGGAGTTTGCCGTCGGCGTCGATCTGATGCGCAAGCGTCTCATCGATGTGCGGCCGCTCATTACCCATACGGTACCGCTTGCCGACGCGATCAGCGCCTTCGAGATCGCTTCGGATCGAAGCAAGGCCATGAAGGCACAGATCGCCTTCACCTGA
- a CDS encoding heme-binding protein: MSHVLTSSVLSDEGVMTLLTAAISAASQMGQPQCIVIVDQSGVMLGSFRMRGSRFQSLKSATAKAQTAASIGGPSHSLPEHARVPLAIATHGGMTGLRGGLPIRVGGTLLGGIGVGSGSGEQDEQVARAALDAIGADLD; the protein is encoded by the coding sequence ATGAGCCATGTTCTGACGTCGAGTGTCTTGAGCGACGAAGGGGTGATGACGTTGTTGACCGCTGCGATCTCGGCTGCTTCGCAGATGGGGCAGCCGCAATGCATCGTCATCGTCGATCAATCCGGCGTGATGCTTGGTTCTTTCCGCATGCGCGGTTCGCGTTTTCAGTCGCTGAAAAGCGCCACCGCCAAGGCGCAGACGGCTGCTTCCATCGGCGGGCCGAGCCATTCGCTGCCGGAACATGCGCGAGTGCCGCTGGCAATCGCTACCCATGGCGGGATGACGGGTTTGCGCGGAGGCTTGCCGATCCGTGTCGGCGGCACGCTTCTCGGCGGTATCGGTGTCGGTTCGGGTTCCGGAGAGCAGGACGAGCAAGTTGCCCGCGCTGCCCTTGATGCTATCGGCGCCGATCTCGACTAG
- a CDS encoding SMP-30/gluconolactonase/LRE family protein: MSFFETMDPAFGKFVLGNAPVKQITTGFDWVEGPVWFGDLNCLLFSDIPNNRIMRWIPGLGTSVFREPSNFSNGHTRDRQGRLVSCEHGGRRVTRTEYDGSITVIADRYQGKRLNSPNDVIVASDGAIWFTDPHYGIATDYEGYRNEQELPCNVYRVDPAGSMQAVLTDFNCPNGLAFSPDEKKLYVADTGRMHGNDPQHIRVFNVGENWRLSGGEVFHVISPGCADGMRLDSDGNLWSSAADGVHCIAPDGHLMGKILVPETVSNLCFGGRGKHKLFMTGTTSVYAISLNRSGAL, from the coding sequence ATGTCGTTCTTCGAGACCATGGATCCAGCCTTCGGGAAATTTGTTCTTGGCAATGCCCCCGTCAAGCAGATCACCACCGGTTTCGACTGGGTGGAAGGGCCTGTCTGGTTCGGAGATCTGAACTGCCTGCTCTTCTCCGATATTCCCAACAACCGCATCATGCGCTGGATACCGGGACTCGGCACCAGCGTCTTTCGCGAGCCTTCGAATTTTTCGAACGGCCATACGCGTGACCGGCAGGGCCGGCTTGTGAGCTGCGAGCATGGCGGCAGGCGCGTGACGCGCACGGAATATGACGGATCGATCACGGTCATCGCGGATCGCTATCAGGGCAAACGCCTGAATTCTCCGAACGACGTGATCGTCGCCTCGGATGGCGCCATCTGGTTCACCGATCCGCATTACGGCATCGCGACGGATTACGAAGGATACAGGAATGAGCAGGAGCTGCCCTGCAATGTCTATCGCGTCGATCCCGCCGGCTCCATGCAGGCGGTCCTGACGGATTTCAACTGCCCGAACGGGCTCGCCTTCAGCCCCGACGAGAAGAAGCTTTATGTCGCCGATACCGGCCGTATGCATGGTAACGATCCGCAGCATATCCGGGTCTTCAATGTCGGCGAAAACTGGCGGCTGTCCGGCGGCGAGGTATTTCATGTGATCTCACCGGGCTGCGCTGACGGCATGCGACTCGACAGCGATGGCAATCTCTGGTCGTCGGCAGCGGACGGTGTCCATTGCATCGCGCCAGACGGTCATCTCATGGGCAAGATCCTGGTGCCGGAAACGGTCTCCAACCTGTGCTTCGGCGGACGCGGCAAGCACAAGCTCTTCATGACGGGAACCACCAGCGTCTACGCGATCTCGCTCAATCGAAGCGGCGCACTTTAA
- a CDS encoding metalloregulator ArsR/SmtB family transcription factor: MYSDQSTEDERLIYHADLLSQLSNPKRLEVCIHLSGHEEDVNSLAKKLGISQSALSQHLTRLHHSGIVKVRRQAQFRYYTCDHPGVLQILKTLAGIFDAELKPARSTTGDNDDHDEKS, encoded by the coding sequence ATGTACTCAGATCAGTCCACAGAAGACGAGCGTCTCATCTATCATGCAGATCTTCTCAGCCAGCTCTCCAATCCCAAGCGCCTGGAGGTCTGTATTCATCTGTCCGGCCATGAGGAAGATGTGAACAGTCTGGCCAAGAAGCTGGGCATATCGCAATCGGCACTCAGTCAGCACCTAACCCGCCTGCATCATTCCGGTATCGTGAAAGTGCGCCGCCAGGCGCAGTTCAGATATTATACCTGCGATCATCCCGGTGTCCTGCAGATTTTGAAGACACTTGCCGGGATTTTCGATGCAGAACTCAAGCCGGCGAGATCGACCACCGGCGATAACGACGATCACGACGAAAAATCATGA
- the queE gene encoding 7-carboxy-7-deazaguanine synthase QueE translates to MSEARIRVSEIFGPTIQGEGILIGLPTIFVRTGGCDYRCSWCDTLHAVDSDYRDQWRSMSVDEIWQEVTRLSGGKPLTISLSGGNPAIQPLGQLIARGHAEGYRFALETQASLAKEWFAELDVLVLSPKPPSSGMATDWAAFDDCLRMAGERPQIALKIVIFDDLDYEYAREAAARYSHLPVYLQPGNHTPPPADAEDALVDIDGIVERMRWLVEKVGSDRWFEARVLPQLHVIIWGNRRGV, encoded by the coding sequence ATGAGCGAAGCGCGCATTCGCGTCAGCGAGATCTTCGGGCCGACGATCCAGGGCGAGGGGATCCTGATCGGCCTTCCCACGATTTTTGTTCGTACCGGCGGCTGCGATTATCGCTGCTCCTGGTGCGATACACTGCATGCGGTCGATAGCGACTATCGCGACCAATGGCGGTCGATGTCGGTCGACGAGATCTGGCAAGAGGTGACGAGACTTTCCGGCGGCAAGCCGCTCACCATTTCGCTTTCCGGCGGCAATCCCGCCATCCAGCCGCTCGGCCAGCTGATTGCCCGCGGTCATGCCGAGGGATATCGTTTCGCGCTGGAGACGCAAGCCAGCCTGGCCAAGGAGTGGTTTGCCGAACTTGACGTGCTTGTGCTCAGCCCGAAGCCGCCATCAAGCGGCATGGCGACGGATTGGGCCGCTTTCGACGATTGTCTGCGCATGGCAGGCGAAAGGCCGCAAATCGCCCTGAAGATCGTCATATTCGATGATCTCGACTATGAATATGCGCGAGAGGCGGCCGCTCGCTATTCACATCTGCCTGTTTATCTGCAGCCCGGCAATCACACGCCGCCGCCAGCCGATGCGGAAGATGCCCTTGTCGATATCGACGGCATTGTCGAGCGAATGCGCTGGCTTGTGGAAAAGGTCGGTAGTGACCGATGGTTCGAAGCAAGGGTGCTACCGCAATTGCATGTGATCATCTGGGGAAACAGGCGCGGCGTTTGA
- the queD gene encoding 6-carboxytetrahydropterin synthase QueD, with protein sequence MYRITKEFHFSASHQLSHLPDDHQCARMHGHNYIVVVELSAAELDQNGFVRDYHELQPLKRYIDETFDHRHLNDVLGHDRVTSEYLAKHFYDWCKGRLPQTSAVRVSETPKTWAEYRP encoded by the coding sequence ATGTACCGCATCACCAAGGAATTCCACTTCTCCGCCTCGCATCAACTCTCGCATCTGCCTGACGATCATCAGTGCGCGCGCATGCACGGGCACAACTATATCGTCGTGGTGGAGCTTTCGGCCGCAGAGCTCGACCAGAACGGCTTCGTGCGTGACTATCACGAGCTACAGCCGCTGAAGCGCTACATCGACGAGACCTTCGATCATCGCCATCTGAATGACGTCTTGGGGCATGATCGGGTTACGTCGGAATATCTCGCCAAACATTTCTATGACTGGTGCAAGGGACGCTTGCCGCAGACTTCTGCCGTGCGGGTCAGCGAGACGCCGAAGACCTGGGCGGAATACCGGCCATGA
- the queC gene encoding 7-cyano-7-deazaguanine synthase QueC, whose amino-acid sequence MKTIVICSGGLDSVSLAHKVAAEHQLIGLVSFDYGQRHRKEVEFAAACARRLGVSHEIIDITAIGKHLTGSALTDDIEVPDGHYAEETMKATVVPNRNAIMLAIAFGLAAAQKADAVAVAVHGGDHFIYPDCRPGFIDAFQQMQNHALEGYASVSLYAPYVTISKADIVTDGARHRTPFAETWSCYKGGKRHCGRCGTCVERREAFHLAGIADPTEYEDADFWVAATSGFSADEVK is encoded by the coding sequence ATGAAGACTATCGTCATCTGCTCCGGCGGATTGGACTCTGTTTCGCTCGCCCACAAGGTCGCAGCCGAACATCAGCTTATCGGACTCGTCTCCTTCGACTACGGCCAGCGGCATCGCAAGGAAGTGGAATTCGCTGCAGCCTGCGCCAGGCGCCTCGGCGTATCGCATGAGATCATCGACATCACCGCCATCGGCAAGCACTTGACCGGATCGGCGCTCACCGATGACATCGAGGTGCCGGACGGGCACTATGCCGAGGAAACCATGAAGGCGACGGTCGTGCCGAACCGCAATGCGATCATGCTCGCGATCGCCTTCGGGCTTGCGGCCGCGCAAAAGGCGGATGCGGTTGCCGTTGCGGTTCATGGCGGCGATCATTTCATCTATCCCGACTGTCGGCCGGGTTTCATCGACGCCTTTCAGCAAATGCAGAACCATGCGCTTGAGGGCTATGCCAGCGTTTCGCTTTACGCACCCTATGTGACGATTTCCAAGGCGGATATCGTTACCGACGGTGCCCGGCATCGAACCCCCTTTGCCGAAACCTGGTCCTGCTATAAGGGCGGGAAACGTCATTGCGGCCGCTGCGGCACCTGCGTCGAGCGGCGCGAAGCCTTTCATCTCGCCGGCATTGCGGATCCGACCGAATACGAGGATGCCGATTTCTGGGTTGCCGCGACATCAGGCTTTTCGGCCGACGAGGTGAAGTGA
- a CDS encoding aldo/keto reductase codes for MTMEFYTLGNSGLKVTRLALGTMTFGTEWGWGADKAAARAIFNAYVDAGGNFFDTADAYTGGTSEAWLGEFIAERGLRDDAVIATKFTMNLTAQTPNAAGNGRKNILRAVEGSLKRLNTDYIDLYLMHCWDRLTPPEEVMRTFDDLVRAGKVRHIGLSDVPAWYASRAQAVAEHRGYEPISALQLEYSLAERNIENEFVPFGTRYGAGIMAWSPLASGLLSGKYHPSSKGETAGRLETVRGTTNPGFQKFNERNWAIVAELEKVAAELGRSMAQVAVNWAMTQPGLASIIIGATKLEQLRDNLGALEFQIPSELRRRLDEVSALQPIFPYSFFGSEIQGSLTGGQTVGGKPAGYYPDLNISGKFAGVS; via the coding sequence ATGACCATGGAATTTTACACGCTGGGCAATAGTGGGCTGAAGGTAACGCGGCTTGCCCTTGGCACCATGACCTTCGGCACCGAATGGGGTTGGGGGGCAGACAAGGCGGCGGCGCGGGCGATCTTCAATGCCTATGTCGATGCCGGCGGCAATTTCTTCGACACCGCGGATGCCTATACGGGCGGCACGTCCGAGGCTTGGCTTGGTGAGTTCATCGCTGAGCGGGGCTTGCGTGACGATGCCGTCATCGCAACCAAATTCACCATGAACCTTACCGCACAAACGCCGAATGCGGCCGGCAATGGCCGCAAGAATATCCTGCGAGCCGTCGAGGGGTCGCTGAAGCGGCTCAACACGGATTACATCGATCTCTACCTCATGCATTGCTGGGATCGCCTGACACCGCCGGAGGAGGTGATGCGCACCTTCGACGACCTCGTCCGCGCGGGCAAGGTGCGCCACATTGGCTTGTCCGATGTTCCCGCATGGTACGCCAGCCGGGCCCAGGCAGTCGCCGAACATCGCGGCTACGAGCCGATCTCAGCCCTTCAGCTCGAATATTCGCTGGCCGAGCGCAACATCGAAAATGAGTTCGTGCCGTTCGGAACGCGTTACGGCGCCGGCATCATGGCCTGGAGCCCGCTTGCGAGCGGTCTGCTCAGCGGTAAATATCATCCAAGCAGCAAAGGAGAGACCGCCGGCCGGCTCGAAACGGTGCGTGGCACCACCAATCCCGGCTTCCAGAAATTCAACGAGCGCAACTGGGCGATCGTCGCCGAGTTGGAGAAGGTGGCAGCCGAGCTTGGCCGCAGCATGGCGCAGGTGGCGGTCAATTGGGCGATGACCCAGCCTGGCCTTGCCTCGATCATCATCGGTGCTACGAAACTGGAACAACTGAGGGACAATCTCGGCGCCCTGGAATTTCAAATACCGTCCGAGCTGCGACGGCGTCTGGACGAGGTCAGCGCCCTGCAGCCAATTTTCCCTTATTCCTTCTTCGGATCGGAGATTCAGGGCAGCCTGACCGGCGGTCAAACGGTCGGCGGCAAGCCGGCAGGTTACTATCCGGATCTGAATATTTCCGGGAAGTTTGCGGGTGTCAGCTGA
- a CDS encoding LysR family transcriptional regulator: MDRDLLTHLPIVAAVARRGGFAAAASELGMSASAVSHAVRLVEERLGQPLFARTTRSVALTEAGKSLIATITPALQDIHERIERIKAVKGRPSGLLRINAARISLPLTLTRVIAAMAERYPEVEVEIFSDERLTDIVSEGFDAGIRVGEMIAQDMVAVRLTPPFRSVVVASPEYIGRFGRPNTLADLSGHNCIGYRLIRSGGLYQWEFVEDGRDVAVTVKGQAIVTESHSAIELAIASVGLAYVFEPLVKAEIASGRLVQLLSDYAVTEAGLFLYFPRRAELAPKLRAFIDTARQVNR, from the coding sequence ATGGATCGCGATCTACTGACACATCTGCCCATCGTCGCTGCCGTGGCCCGCCGCGGCGGGTTCGCCGCCGCCGCCAGCGAATTAGGCATGAGCGCATCGGCCGTCAGCCATGCCGTTCGGCTGGTGGAAGAACGGCTCGGCCAGCCGCTGTTTGCGCGCACGACACGCAGTGTAGCCTTGACAGAGGCCGGCAAGAGCCTGATCGCCACCATCACCCCAGCACTGCAGGACATTCACGAACGCATAGAGCGCATCAAGGCCGTCAAGGGCAGACCAAGCGGTCTGTTGCGCATCAATGCTGCCCGTATCAGCCTGCCGCTGACGCTCACCCGCGTGATCGCGGCGATGGCCGAACGCTATCCCGAAGTCGAGGTGGAGATCTTCTCCGATGAAAGGCTGACCGATATTGTCTCCGAGGGTTTTGACGCCGGCATCCGCGTCGGCGAAATGATCGCACAGGACATGGTCGCCGTTCGCCTCACCCCTCCTTTCCGATCCGTCGTCGTTGCTTCGCCAGAGTATATCGGGCGCTTCGGGCGTCCAAACACGCTTGCGGATCTCTCCGGCCATAATTGTATCGGCTATCGCCTGATCCGCTCCGGAGGCCTCTATCAATGGGAATTCGTCGAGGATGGGCGGGATGTCGCGGTGACGGTAAAGGGCCAGGCGATCGTTACTGAATCGCATTCGGCGATAGAACTGGCCATTGCAAGCGTAGGATTGGCTTATGTCTTCGAGCCGCTGGTGAAGGCGGAGATCGCATCCGGCAGGCTTGTTCAGCTTCTAAGCGATTATGCGGTGACGGAAGCAGGCCTTTTCCTCTACTTCCCCCGTCGTGCCGAACTGGCGCCGAAGCTCAGGGCCTTCATCGACACAGCACGACAGGTCAATCGTTGA
- a CDS encoding helix-turn-helix transcriptional regulator has product MQDISKRKPPSPIDIEVGKRIRAQRRQLGMSQSALAEKLGLTFQQVQKYEKGTNRVGASRLQRVADCLSVPISHFFDNTAFDNPMSTDEARTIRNDLVGFLSSEEGIELNRAFAKIKDARTRQKIVGLLKSLALT; this is encoded by the coding sequence GTGCAAGATATTTCGAAAAGAAAGCCGCCTAGCCCGATCGATATCGAAGTCGGCAAACGTATCCGCGCACAACGGCGCCAGCTGGGCATGAGCCAATCGGCGCTCGCCGAAAAACTAGGCCTCACGTTTCAGCAGGTTCAGAAGTATGAAAAAGGCACCAACCGTGTCGGTGCAAGTCGCCTGCAGCGTGTTGCCGACTGTCTCAGCGTCCCGATTTCACATTTCTTCGACAACACGGCTTTCGACAATCCTATGTCGACCGATGAGGCACGAACGATCCGCAACGACCTCGTCGGCTTCCTTTCCTCCGAAGAAGGTATCGAGCTCAACCGAGCCTTTGCAAAGATCAAGGATGCAAGGACCCGCCAGAAGATCGTGGGCCTGCTGAAGTCGCTGGCCCTGACTTAG
- a CDS encoding pilus assembly protein TadG-related protein, which produces MLFADRSGNFAITTALVAVPLIAVGGLALDVTDAMLVRTELQNAADAAAVGAIADSSPAVAAAMAMTSDGTITIGQSDANKLFLGQASSDLQNIPVSVSAAVTRTGNIVSSTVNFSANVPTTLSQVIGKTSIPVSGSASAQYQTANFIDFYMLLDNTPSMGIGATLTDIQTMVANTSDKCAFACHDTTTQNNYYNLAKNLGVQTRIGVVRQATQSLTDTAVTNRVTPDQYRMAVYTFGADAKTIGLTNVSSLSSDMAQVKSTTGAVDLMTVPGQSYNNDQDTSFDTMLTQLGPIIGTGGSGTTSTDRQKVLFLVTDGVGDSYKPNTCTKPTTGGRCQEPLANSFCQPLKNQNIKIAILYTTYFPLPTNGWYNQWIAPFQSQIGTDLQNCASPGLYFEVSPTQGITDAMNALFLKVIRTPRITS; this is translated from the coding sequence ATGCTGTTTGCGGACCGGTCGGGGAATTTCGCAATCACGACAGCACTGGTTGCCGTTCCGTTGATCGCGGTGGGTGGTTTGGCGCTCGATGTCACCGATGCGATGCTTGTCAGAACGGAGTTACAAAATGCCGCCGACGCGGCTGCGGTGGGCGCAATCGCAGATTCATCTCCGGCGGTTGCGGCTGCCATGGCCATGACGAGCGACGGTACCATCACTATCGGTCAAAGCGACGCCAACAAGCTCTTTCTCGGCCAGGCATCAAGCGATCTCCAGAACATACCGGTCAGCGTCAGCGCCGCGGTAACGCGCACGGGAAATATCGTCTCATCGACGGTCAATTTTTCGGCGAACGTGCCGACGACGTTGAGCCAGGTCATCGGAAAAACATCCATTCCCGTCAGCGGGTCGGCATCTGCACAGTATCAGACGGCGAACTTCATCGATTTCTACATGCTGCTGGACAACACGCCATCCATGGGGATCGGTGCAACGCTGACCGATATTCAGACAATGGTGGCAAACACGTCAGACAAATGCGCCTTTGCTTGCCACGATACTACGACGCAAAACAATTACTACAATCTTGCAAAGAATCTTGGCGTCCAGACCCGCATCGGCGTCGTGCGGCAGGCGACGCAGTCGCTTACGGATACCGCTGTGACCAATCGAGTGACACCCGATCAATACAGAATGGCTGTCTATACATTTGGTGCTGACGCCAAGACCATTGGCTTGACCAACGTATCGTCGCTGTCATCCGATATGGCGCAGGTTAAGAGTACCACCGGTGCGGTAGACCTGATGACTGTTCCAGGACAGAGTTACAACAACGACCAGGATACGAGCTTCGATACAATGCTGACGCAGCTCGGGCCGATCATCGGAACAGGCGGCAGCGGCACGACCAGTACCGATCGCCAGAAGGTTCTCTTCCTTGTCACCGACGGCGTTGGCGACAGCTACAAGCCCAACACCTGCACCAAGCCGACAACCGGTGGGCGCTGTCAGGAGCCGCTCGCCAATTCCTTCTGTCAACCGTTGAAAAACCAGAACATCAAGATCGCCATTCTTTATACGACCTACTTTCCCCTGCCGACAAATGGCTGGTACAACCAATGGATCGCACCGTTCCAATCGCAGATTGGCACTGATTTGCAGAATTGCGCATCACCCGGCCTCTATTTCGAGGTCAGCCCGACGCAGGGTATCACCGATGCGATGAACGCGCTGTTCCTGAAGGTTATTCGCACGCCACGCATCACAAGTTGA